The nucleotide sequence GTTAGTCCAAATCCCCAATGTATTGTCAAAAGCTCAGGTTGAAGAGTGCTGCAATTTATTAGAGCAAGCCAATTGGGTCGATGGTAAGAGCACCGCAGGACATCAAGCCATAAAAGCGAAACACAACCTGCAACTGCCACAAGGTTCTGAGTTATCCAATGAACTGGGTAACTTTATTTTGGCAACCTTAGCAAGATCGCAAACTTTTATGGCTGCAACCCTACCTAATAAAATCTACCCACCCATGTTCAACTGCTACCAAGGTGGTGGCACCTTTGGCGACCACGTAGATAACGCCATTCGCAGCATTCCAAATAGCCCAATAAAGGTAAGAACCGACATCTCCATGACACTGTTTCTCAGTGAACCACAAAGCTATGAGGGCGGTGAACTGATCATACAAGACACCTATGGCGAACAAAGCGTCAAGCTTGCCGCTGGCGACATGGTTATCTACCCTTCCACCAGCCTACACCAAGTCAGTCCAGTCACTTCAGGGCGCCGTTTAGCTTCATTTTTTTGGTTACAAAGCTTAATTCGCAGCGATGAACAACGGCGGATATTATTCGATCTTGATAACAGTATTCAGGCATTAACCAACCAAGACCCCAATCAGGTAGAGCTTGTCAGGCTTGCAGGGGTTTATCACAATCTGTTGCGTCAGTGGAGTGAGACATAGAACCCTTTCTATAGATTATCAGCATTCACTCTTAACCAATTGTGATAACTCAATACTATTACTTAACCGATTACGCCAGAAATGAGCATGACTCCAGCGGCGTTCAAGACTGTAAACATGGTTGCGATTGCGTATGTAGTCACCATATTGATTTTTTACCTGTTGCGAAAAGTGTAAATTATCTTCCCTGTTTTCAAACCAAGCCATGACTTTCTTACCAGCCTGCAATCCGTGACTTAATCCCTTATATATACCTTGCGCCGCTATTGGATCAAAACTGGAGACTGCATCACCAATCGCCATCCAATTGTGACCTTCCGCAGCCGATAACATGCCAGGCCGAATACAGTAGGTGTGGTAGCAGGGCTCTTTTAGATCCAACTTAGCAATACTTGGACCAATGAGAGTGGTGCTTCGCAGCGCATCATCAAACCCTTGAAACTCATGTTCTCGAAGGCTAACAAGATGCTTTTTTTCGGTGACAATCATGCTCACCACCTGTTCGGCCGGCAAGAGTGCGTGATAACACCAGCCATCTTCAAAAGCCTCTAACTGGATCTGTTTCGAACCTCTACCATGGACTAGAGTAGAAAAACGTACTGTGGCAAAAAGCTCATCATCGACAGATTTATTAATATCCAGCTTCCCAGCAAAACTGGCTTTCGATCCGGTGGCATCGATGACAAATCCTGCCTGAAGTTCACACTCTACCTCCTCTGATTTGCTAGCAAACTCTAATGTGAAACCTGCAGCTTCGGTGTCATTTTTTTGCGCATTGATAAAACGCGTCGACCAAGATATTTGAACACCGCAGGCTTGCGCTCTATCGGCTAACATCTTATCAAATACTTGTCGGTTTAAGCGCCAAGACGGTCCTTGAGGATTAACGATAAAATCATTGTAGCCCGTTGTGGCACGTCCCCATACAGAAGCATAACCTGGGCAAGTCTGATGGCCTGCAGCGTAAAACTCTTTTGCAACCCCAAGCTGCTTTAACAGTAGAACAATCTCTGGAGGGCAATTCTCGCCAACACGTATCTCACCTTGGGCTTGTCGCTCAACAAGCAATACTGATGCATTTGTGTTGGTTCGAATCGCGATGGCCGCCGCTAAACCAGCGGGGCCACCTCCCAAGATGACAACATCGTATCTTGTATTTAACATGTCGTTACCAACTCGATTAATGTGAACACTTTCGCTTCGCTTTGGGTGGATTAGCATTAAATGGCCATGCTGGTACCGGATCTGTTGCATCCCCAGGCCTGCTAAGTTGGCTCTCCACTTCAAGGTAGAACTCAGGAGAGAACTTTTGTGAATCGATCTCCACGTTAGTGCCTTGAATAATGAAGCCAATCTTATGCCAATCATTGACTGATTGTAACGGATCTTGGAAGGTAGCTGCCGCCGCAGGGTTTATCGCATAGGTTCCAGGCCCTCGAATAGACCACTGCTGTTTCGGCAGCACATTATTAAACACTTCCTCTGCCACATAAACCGCATCTGGACGCTGTGCTGGCCATGACCAGTACAAGGTCGATTCTGCGCCGTTACTTTTATTCACCCCATCAGTATTAATTGCTGTGGCGTGAATAGAGCAAGAGTTGTAGTCCGTTTGCCAAGGGGTAGCCATGAACTTAGAGATATCACCCGGTTGCAGCCCATCTTTCATCTCATGCATAGGGATCCAGCCACTGGTGAGGTAGGGAGTATCTTGCTTTAAATTGCTATAAGCTAATGCTGCAACATCATGTTTGATTCGAAATGGCCCAGAGCCAGACTCTTTCCAATCCTGAATATAGATCTCCTTATCCATAATGGTATAACTCACCTCAATACCCGGCACGTAGCGACCACCGAGACAGTTTGCCATTGACGCCATATCAATTCGCTCACCAGCAGAGAGTTTACTGTCGTCCCCTTTGGTAAACAGGCCGTTACTCCACTGCTCTAACATAAAGTACTGGGTTTTAGTGACCGTCATAAAGGATGTCCCCGCGGCACCTAAAGATAGAGGCATCAATGGAGCACCTATATTTGTTTCATCCTTATTGGGGTTTCTCACAAAGTTGAGCGCCGCCATAATGGTTTCATTTGGATCGTTCTGCTCTGTAATATTCACTACAGCACTGTGGGCATGTAACGCCATCGGTGGCAGGTTGGCAGTCCAACGCTGCAGATCGCAGGCGATGAAAATAGGTTTGATATCTTCGGCAAAATTAGGCTTGTAACTCTCTTTATAACTGCCCTCTGACTCACCATTTTTTTTGCTATAAAGATTATCTTGTAAGCTTAGTTTCTGCACAAACATGTCATAAACATCATCCCATACCGACACCACATTGCGGATTTGCGGCGCATATGCGGGATCTCCGCAGACAACCCAAGCACCGAAGGCCGCTTCAGTGCGGCCGTCGTCAAAGACAAGAGTGACATTAACAGGACCATCAGCAGCAGAATCAAACCAACCGACATTATTAAGATCGCCTGTCATCTGAATCGGCACACCATACTCATCATATTGACCCACAGCATTACCTGAACTTGGTAAAACCAGCAAACGGCCCTGATCATCGGTTAACATATCACCCAAGGTGTTTAATGGGCCATTAGGCTCGTAAAGCTCATCGTTATAGTCTTCTGGAAAGCGGATGGGATAATTAGGTAAGGGCTCTATCTGAGCATTTTCTCTGACACATGATGCTGTGGAGCAACGATTAAAGCTGGCGGTTTCATTACTCGAAGCGCGAATGGCCCTTGGCCCAGCATCAATCATCAAGACATTAAGCCGTGAAGGAGCATCTATCTCACCATGCACCTCAGGGTTACGCATCTGCGGAACTTGACCATCGGCATAAGCCTTAATGCCTTTATTGTTTACCACGTTATAAACCGCCGCCTTTTTGTTGGCGAGGTGGCTGGACCAGACAAGATCTGTCACCGTACGGCCATCTGGTAACTTGGTACCGATCGTCACTTCGATATCGACGCCATGGCTGTCCTTAAGCCCGTTGTTATCGGGGTAAGTTGCCTCACTCTGTTTTTCGTAGGCATAAATGCGAAAACGGGCTGCTTGCTTCTTTAAATTACCATCTTCATCACGCAAGTCTTTACTTGAGATCGGGGTAGTGTCAGTCCCTTTCTTAATCGGGAGGCCGCCAGTTACCTTGCTCCCTTTTTGGGGTAATCCTGCACTCGTTTCGGGCGAAAGAATATACTCCTCACTAGTACCAAATCGAGCAAAGTTAACGGTTGGGTGTACCCTAAATACGATATTATTCATTGCGACTTCCCTTAAAGTTGATTAGTTTTGCTGTACTTGGGTGTGACGCCATGCTTCCAGCAGTTAGTGATAGCAGCGCCTACGCCAGCCATCACAGGGAAGAAGTTCTGCGGGTTATCACCATTAAACAGGGCTTGAAGAAGTGCGGTTAACTGACCAAATTGCTGAATAAGGATCTGTTCTAATTTTTTATCTTCCGCAGTGTAATCACGAGGGTCTTTAACGGCATAGGTTTCTGGGAGTTTGCCGCTGTCTTTGATTTGCCTAAACTTTTCAAAGTGATCAATTTCTGGTTCTATGTCATCTGCTGTATTTTGAAATACTGCAGGTACCTCTATGCCATTTTTGCATTGTCCCTCTCCCTGATCGGTAATAAGGTCAATTAACAGATTCACTTGATCAAGACCCGTTCCTCCAGATTCAGAGATCACCATATTAGGCATGTTGCGATAAAAGGCAGAAAAAGCGTCAACCTGTTTTACGCCGCCTTTTATATCATTCTTTAAGGCTGATGCCCCAAAACGCAATGCATCGTAAAATGCACCAATACTGCTGTATTGATCGATGAGCGTTTCTAGTATTAACTCTGGTTTTGTCGTGCCTTGATCTGGCAGTTCAACAAAACACATGCCATTAACGCGCTCTTCATCAAGTGGCCCAATATCAAAACTATGATTCATGTATGGTTCAGTTACTGATGAAGGGTTAAAGCTCAAGTTGAGGTGTGGAATTTTGTTCTTTTCGTAAGTTGGTGGAGCTATGGTCGGCGATAACCCAAAGGCATTAGCAATATTGGCAGCAGATTGTAAGTGAAGCATCTCTTGATTAATGACGGTTCTAATTAATTGATATGCCTCTGAACTACGGTCTTTAATCGAATACATGGCTGACATGTAATAGGGGATAGTCCAAAGTTCTAGCTCTACTGCGCCTTGTAAATGGCTATTAAAATGTGTCGTAGCCCAGTCTAAGTGTTCTTTTTTCATGAGACTCCATTTCTCTAGGGTAAATAGGCACTAAAGAAGCACGGCTTATAATGTATATTGCAGTGTCATTCACAGCAGTCTTTGATACTTGAATGAGATACAAGATCAAACACTTACTAAGTGCCACTGATGGTGGTTTCAAAATACTAGTACCCCTATAATCAAAAAAATATTACACCGCATTACAAACGCTTAACATGTGAAATAATAGTTAGCATTTCCACAACACCGTTTCTCAGTGGTGGTTATCTACCCTTCGATTAGCCAACCAAGATCCCAATCAGGTAGAGCTTGTCAGGCTTGCAGGGATTTATCACAATCTGTTGCGTCAGTGGAGTGAGGCTTGACGTTTCAGTGAAAGTAACAAGGTTGATCAACTTGCCAGATAACAAGTTTAAAATTCTTTTTTGGGGTTCATTTAGCGGTTTGGGGATTTGGTTGGTTTGCTGGATACCATTACTTCAATGTTATTTATTGCTTGCAGCAGGCCAAATGTGTAAACGCTTCTGTGACACGGTGAGTGAAGCGCAGCTTCAAGCTCACGAACGAGAAGCATGGATGCTGAACTGGCACTGTAAAGTACAACTCCTCAGCATCCTTGCTGTCGAAACTCACAGCCGCATTCACACCTGAGTATTTATCTCTTCGATTTACCTTTTGGTTAGGTAGACCAGATGTTGTGAAGGATAGAAGAGCAACTAGGCCTCTTTTTCAGAGAGTTACCTAGCGTTAACTCATTTGGGTCATAAATCATCTTGATGTGGTTGTATATTATTTGATGACACCACAGACTAAACGAGCACCTCCGCCACCTAATGCACGGGGGTGATCTGAATGATTATCGCTACCAGCATGAATCATTAGTGTACGGCCGAATAGATCAGAAAGTTTAATTCGAGGAGACAAGACGGGCTGAACAGCATTTCCTCCCATATTAATATAAAGCGGTGGAAGATCACCTAAATGATTGTTAGTTGACCACGGAAAACCATGCTGACCTGTTTTCGTTGGATCGTAGTGTCCACCAGCAGCCCCACCTAAAACTGTTTTGCCATTATTCTCAGCAGTGCCACATGAATTATTTTCGTGGATATGAAAACCATGTAAACCTAGCGGTAATCCAGATAAGTTAGGACTAAAAACAACCCCATATTCATTTTGGTCTATCAATATAGAACCAACTGTTTTGCCTGAATTTAAATCCTTCATATCAACTGAAATAGTAGATGCACTAACTGCGGTTGATGCTAAAAACAAAGTGGAAAATATAAGTTTATTTATCATGGAATTATCCTTAGTTTTTAATTCCATTGTTTTATAGCATTATTGACACTTTAGAAATAACGGATAAAACCTGACCACCTAATCGCTTATACCTGTTAGGAGGTTATATCGAAAAAATAATTCAGGTTGCTCTCACTGCACAGCATGGCCAGCTTCTGGTATTACAAGTGTTTCACTACCAGATATTTCACGAATAGCGGTTCTCATCTTTGAAGGCGGTTGATATAAATCGGCTCCACCCGTGATAAAGAAAATTGGAGTATTAAGGCCGCAGATTTTATCCCACGTTATTTTACTTTTAACTGTTTGATGAATGCTAAGAAGAGTTGTGATCTAGAATTCAATGTTATGAGATGGTTTCATTGGGAAGCACCAAAAGCTTAAGTCTAGCTATTGGCGCCATAGTTTTTGTTAGATTTATTCTGCAAGTATACTAACTTTCGTTTGCGAAGATTCTGCTAAATCTAAAACCCCATACACAGAACTAATAAGGGAGACAAACCAACCGACAAGCTTAATGCTCCCAGCCTAGCTTTATGTGTATATAATCACTCAGACCAAACCGCAAATTCATTTCCATTTGGATCGCTAAAGTGAAACCTTCGCCCTCCAGGAAATGAGAATATAGGCTTAATTATTTTACCATCTGCTTTCTCAATTTTGTCTTGGGTTATCTCTAGTGAATTACTGTAAAGTACAATTAATGGACTGCCATTATGAGTGGATACAACTAAATCTGATTTAAAAAAACCTCCGTCGACCCCCTGAGCAGCGAAGCTACAATAATCAGGTCCATAATCCACAAAAGACCAACCGAAAACACGATTAAAGAAAGTTTTAGTAGCTTCAATATTTTTAGCCGGAATTTCAATATAATTAATTTGATTGTTTTTAGTCATTTCGGTGCTTCTATCCTTAATTTCACCTAAGTTTATTGCACTTGTGCTAGCAATAAATAAAGATAGCACCAATGCTAGAATATATTTCATAAACCATCCTGATCACATAGTGTCTTAATATGCTACCTGCGCGTTTCACTCCCTTTAGATAATCAATAACCTATCAGCAAACATTCAAGTTAGCCACTGATTTTCTGGATTATTAATGCACATACCTTCTAGAGAAAAATGTCATCAACCTTCACTCTATAGCCACTTCTTTAACCTGTAGACTACACCCATAATAGCGATAATACCCAACCAGATTACTGCCAATAAACAACACTTCCATCAAGACAGCTGAGGGCGATCCCGCAAGATAATTGTGTACTAACCAGAGTGATGTGCCGACTATCATCAGTTGCCGCAACCTTTGGTCGCTCAAGCAAAACGCAGCAGTGGTTTGAAAGACGGTGGCGCTGAAACTTAACACACTGAGTAAGCCTGAAAAGGTGCCGATGGTGATTGTTAACGCCGATAACAAAAAAACAGACATCAGACGTTTTGAGGTGGTAAAGATACTGCAGAAATATCGAATACTTGCCAGCATCAGCAAGCCTGCCGCCGTCCACTGTTCAAGTAATATAAAGTGCACACTAATCAAGACACCCGATACACACAAACAGCCGATAATCTGCCGCCGCTGCTTAAATTGAAATGAGGCAATGTCGAATACGATGGCAATGGCGATTAACACTTGAGACCAAACAAATACTGACACTAGATTCCCCTTACACCGCATCAATTAAACGAAACTGGATTATGCAGTTAAGTGATACCAAAGCAATTAACTTAAGTTAATCTCGCCAAGAAGTTTAGCGGATCAGACGGGCTTTCAATCTCGATAGGCTTACTGGGCTAATGCCGATATAACTGGCCAATTGAATATTATTGAGTGTTTCAGCCCATAAAGGCCACTCTGCTAGCAAATGCAGATATCGCTGCTCTGGGGTTTTTAGTAGTAAAAAAGCCTCTTTCTGCTCTTTAAACAGTAATTGTTGTTTCAGTAAATTCAGCTGAGCGGGGATCCATTTTGGCTCTGAGAGTAGGTTCAACGGCAGTTGGATCACCCGCACCTTGTCTATAGTTTCAATCTGATATTGTGCTGGCTCACCGGTTAACCAACTGGTGTAGAGAAAACACAGCTCGCCGGGGAAATAGAACTCCTTGCAGCGCACGACTCCCTGTTCCCCGAAATGACAGGCTCGTAAAATGCCCGCCAGAATAAAGTAACCATATTTCTGCTCACTGTTTTGAGTCAACAACACTTCACTACCACGTAAAGAGAGAGGTTTAGAGCGCAGAAAAGTGGCTTCGATGCTTGCGCTATCGAGCCCCAACTCTGATAGAAATTGAAATAGTCTTGCTGTCTCTTCTGGGATCATATCGGCCATCTGTTATTGCTGATTCATCGATTTTGGGCTGGATTTCATCATATGTGATAAAGCGAAATACTTGTTCGAACACTTTTACATATACAGGAGCAAACACAAGAACTAATGCCTCACCTTACGTCAGATTCAAATCAAATTTCAAGGGATAATATTTAGTTGATAATACTAAAAAGAATTAACAAATCCACATTAAATATAGGCTTAATAGGTTTTAATGATTCATCCAATCGATAAAGATCGCTTCTTTTAATCTCTATTTCCGTTCTACACTGTTTGCAGGCAGAAAGAGCGTGTGTTGTAGATAAAGAGAATCCAATGGATATAACAAAAAAAAGCTGTTTAGTACTATCGATGAGTTTGGTATTTAGTGTTCAGGCTGAAACCTTAACCCGTGACAATGGCGCTCCGGTAGGCGATAACCAAAACTCAATCACTGCAGGCAGTAACGGCAGCGTGCTTTTACAGGACGTTCAGTTGATTCAAAAACTACAACGTTTCGCTCGTGAACGTATTCCAGAGCGTGTTGTTCACGCCAGAGGCACTGGTGTGCATGGTGAATTTGTTGCCAGCGATGACCTAAGCCGTCTGACTCAAGCCGCCCCATTTGCCGAAAAAGGTAAAGTCACACCGGTATTTGTTCGCTTTTCAACTGTTATTCATTCAAAAGGCTCGCCAGAGACCTTGCGTGATCCTCGTGGATTCGCGACACGTTTCTATTCAGAGCAAGGTAATTGGGATCTGGTGGGTAATAACCTGCCTGTGTTCTTCATCCGTGATGCAATCAAGTTTCCAGACATGGTGCACTCACTAAAGCCGTCACCTATTACCAATATCCAAGACCCTAATCGTTACTTTGATTTCTTTAGTCATGAAGGCACGGCAACCAACATGCTGACCTGGGTTTACACTAATTTAGGCACGCCATCGAGCTACCGTAAAATGGATGGCTGGGGCGTACACGCCTATAAGTTTATTAATGACGATAACCAAGTTAAATACGTGAAGTTTCACTGGAAGAGTCAGCAAGGCGTTGAAGGGCTAAGACCAAGTGAAGTCACACAGATGCAAGGTAAAAACTTCAACCATCTGACCGACGACCTTTATACACAAATTAATAAAGGTAACTTCCCCAAGTGGGATCTGAAAGTCAAAGTTTTGAGTCCTGAAGATCTTAGCAAGTTTGATTACAACCCACTTGATGCAACTAAGATGTGGCTCGATGTGCCTGAAACAACAGTAGGCACCATGACTTTAAACCGTGTTCCAGGTAACTTCTTTCAAGAAACCGAACAGGTTGCATTTGCCCCTTCT is from Shewanella sp. MTB7 and encodes:
- a CDS encoding Fe2+-dependent dioxygenase; protein product: MLVQIPNVLSKAQVEECCNLLEQANWVDGKSTAGHQAIKAKHNLQLPQGSELSNELGNFILATLARSQTFMAATLPNKIYPPMFNCYQGGGTFGDHVDNAIRSIPNSPIKVRTDISMTLFLSEPQSYEGGELIIQDTYGEQSVKLAAGDMVIYPSTSLHQVSPVTSGRRLASFFWLQSLIRSDEQRRILFDLDNSIQALTNQDPNQVELVRLAGVYHNLLRQWSET
- a CDS encoding NAD(P)/FAD-dependent oxidoreductase; translation: MLNTRYDVVILGGGPAGLAAAIAIRTNTNASVLLVERQAQGEIRVGENCPPEIVLLLKQLGVAKEFYAAGHQTCPGYASVWGRATTGYNDFIVNPQGPSWRLNRQVFDKMLADRAQACGVQISWSTRFINAQKNDTEAAGFTLEFASKSEEVECELQAGFVIDATGSKASFAGKLDINKSVDDELFATVRFSTLVHGRGSKQIQLEAFEDGWCYHALLPAEQVVSMIVTEKKHLVSLREHEFQGFDDALRSTTLIGPSIAKLDLKEPCYHTYCIRPGMLSAAEGHNWMAIGDAVSSFDPIAAQGIYKGLSHGLQAGKKVMAWFENREDNLHFSQQVKNQYGDYIRNRNHVYSLERRWSHAHFWRNRLSNSIELSQLVKSEC
- a CDS encoding LodA/GoxA family CTQ-dependent oxidase produces the protein MNNIVFRVHPTVNFARFGTSEEYILSPETSAGLPQKGSKVTGGLPIKKGTDTTPISSKDLRDEDGNLKKQAARFRIYAYEKQSEATYPDNNGLKDSHGVDIEVTIGTKLPDGRTVTDLVWSSHLANKKAAVYNVVNNKGIKAYADGQVPQMRNPEVHGEIDAPSRLNVLMIDAGPRAIRASSNETASFNRCSTASCVRENAQIEPLPNYPIRFPEDYNDELYEPNGPLNTLGDMLTDDQGRLLVLPSSGNAVGQYDEYGVPIQMTGDLNNVGWFDSAADGPVNVTLVFDDGRTEAAFGAWVVCGDPAYAPQIRNVVSVWDDVYDMFVQKLSLQDNLYSKKNGESEGSYKESYKPNFAEDIKPIFIACDLQRWTANLPPMALHAHSAVVNITEQNDPNETIMAALNFVRNPNKDETNIGAPLMPLSLGAAGTSFMTVTKTQYFMLEQWSNGLFTKGDDSKLSAGERIDMASMANCLGGRYVPGIEVSYTIMDKEIYIQDWKESGSGPFRIKHDVAALAYSNLKQDTPYLTSGWIPMHEMKDGLQPGDISKFMATPWQTDYNSCSIHATAINTDGVNKSNGAESTLYWSWPAQRPDAVYVAEEVFNNVLPKQQWSIRGPGTYAINPAAAATFQDPLQSVNDWHKIGFIIQGTNVEIDSQKFSPEFYLEVESQLSRPGDATDPVPAWPFNANPPKAKRKCSH
- a CDS encoding ferritin-like domain-containing protein → MKKEHLDWATTHFNSHLQGAVELELWTIPYYMSAMYSIKDRSSEAYQLIRTVINQEMLHLQSAANIANAFGLSPTIAPPTYEKNKIPHLNLSFNPSSVTEPYMNHSFDIGPLDEERVNGMCFVELPDQGTTKPELILETLIDQYSSIGAFYDALRFGASALKNDIKGGVKQVDAFSAFYRNMPNMVISESGGTGLDQVNLLIDLITDQGEGQCKNGIEVPAVFQNTADDIEPEIDHFEKFRQIKDSGKLPETYAVKDPRDYTAEDKKLEQILIQQFGQLTALLQALFNGDNPQNFFPVMAGVGAAITNCWKHGVTPKYSKTNQL
- a CDS encoding superoxide dismutase family protein, which encodes MINKLIFSTLFLASTAVSASTISVDMKDLNSGKTVGSILIDQNEYGVVFSPNLSGLPLGLHGFHIHENNSCGTAENNGKTVLGGAAGGHYDPTKTGQHGFPWSTNNHLGDLPPLYINMGGNAVQPVLSPRIKLSDLFGRTLMIHAGSDNHSDHPRALGGGGARLVCGVIK
- a CDS encoding VOC family protein, with the protein product MTKNNQINYIEIPAKNIEATKTFFNRVFGWSFVDYGPDYCSFAAQGVDGGFFKSDLVVSTHNGSPLIVLYSNSLEITQDKIEKADGKIIKPIFSFPGGRRFHFSDPNGNEFAVWSE
- a CDS encoding YgjV family protein, with the translated sequence MSVFVWSQVLIAIAIVFDIASFQFKQRRQIIGCLCVSGVLISVHFILLEQWTAAGLLMLASIRYFCSIFTTSKRLMSVFLLSALTITIGTFSGLLSVLSFSATVFQTTAAFCLSDQRLRQLMIVGTSLWLVHNYLAGSPSAVLMEVLFIGSNLVGYYRYYGCSLQVKEVAIE
- a CDS encoding Crp/Fnr family transcriptional regulator, which encodes MADMIPEETARLFQFLSELGLDSASIEATFLRSKPLSLRGSEVLLTQNSEQKYGYFILAGILRACHFGEQGVVRCKEFYFPGELCFLYTSWLTGEPAQYQIETIDKVRVIQLPLNLLSEPKWIPAQLNLLKQQLLFKEQKEAFLLLKTPEQRYLHLLAEWPLWAETLNNIQLASYIGISPVSLSRLKARLIR
- a CDS encoding catalase; translated protein: MDITKKSCLVLSMSLVFSVQAETLTRDNGAPVGDNQNSITAGSNGSVLLQDVQLIQKLQRFARERIPERVVHARGTGVHGEFVASDDLSRLTQAAPFAEKGKVTPVFVRFSTVIHSKGSPETLRDPRGFATRFYSEQGNWDLVGNNLPVFFIRDAIKFPDMVHSLKPSPITNIQDPNRYFDFFSHEGTATNMLTWVYTNLGTPSSYRKMDGWGVHAYKFINDDNQVKYVKFHWKSQQGVEGLRPSEVTQMQGKNFNHLTDDLYTQINKGNFPKWDLKVKVLSPEDLSKFDYNPLDATKMWLDVPETTVGTMTLNRVPGNFFQETEQVAFAPSNLIPGIEPSEDKLLQGRIFSYADTQFYRLGANLSQLPINQTRVKIANHNQDGASNYGHTTSDVNYQPSSHLALAEDNRYRSVNTPVTGTVLQQVIYKQDNFTQAGIFYRGLSKQDKSDLIANLSGDLGQVKDNNVKHQMLSYFYRADQDFGKRLTKAVNGDLHQVKQRSKS